TTACAAAGTTTCAGGCAATCTACAGATAATCTCCTAAATATTGAGATAAAAGTCAAAACCTGTTTGAGCTGCTTCCAAAAGCATCTCTTCTTGTGTCATCCTCTTCTCCTcaccttcttttttcctttttattggcTAACAATGTTGAAAATAGCATTACTATGATGATTTCACCAATAACAAAATctacataaatcaaataacccAAGGAATGCTGAAAATGGAACTTCCTTCTTATTGGCTAACAATGTTGAAAATAGCATTACTATGGTGATTTCACCAATAAAGAAATCTACACAAATCAAATAAACCAAGGAACGCTGAAAATGAAACTAAGGATTGCAATCACATGTTCAGCAATATGGGCCAACTCATTTAggagaattaaaaattaaaaaaacaaagaaaaaaagcaaGCACATTTTGAAACAATTGGGGCCTTTAGCAAAGTGCAAAGCAAAAGAAATGTGCATCTCTCATACCAGGACAGGCATTTGAGACAGTTAAAATAGTTCAATTCAAACAACTTCAAAGAGGATTGGCCTGAGACCTAAATCTATATATAACATCTTTCAACTTATTCTATCATATGAGATGTTAATGATAGCATAAAAGGTCTGGTTTCCGTCAGCAACCTATTGTtcctctttttattatttttctttctcttaacAGAGAAAAACAACCGGGATTGCAGAATAAAGGAAACAAACAATAGGaactcaaaatttaaaaataaaataaaggataAGATATCTATGAACTTCATAAAAATtgaactgaaaacattgtttcAGTATATGAAACTTTAATAATCCCACAACCAAGTCGAACTGGATTCATCAAGTTAAAGTATCATCACAATCAAAGTGAATGGCTATTAACATCGATTATCATTTCATCTAACCAACAAGCAGCACTTCAATCATGATTCAGAAGCATGTCCAACAAGAAATGCagtgaaagaacaccaaactgACCTTCATTGTTGCTTGCAGAGCTGCACGTATTGCATCTCTCTCAGCTTGCCTAACAATGACCGAAGTTCTAGTAGATTTCCTCACCGTTCTCTCTCCGTTGTCATCAGGGACATCGTGGTGTTCAGGCGAGGCCGACTTTTGAGTTGGTTTTTCATCCTTGGTACCGGCCTCTAACTTCGAAaggtctttctttttctttttctttttcggtACAGGTTTCCCTGGGAATATTAATCTCTTCTTTTTACGCGTCCTATAAGAAAACCAAACAATAAGAAGCACAAACAAATTATAGTACATAAAGTGTATCCTTGCCCTTGGCTTTAGCCAATAGAAGCTAAACCTGTCATCCGCATCGTTATCTACTTCTTCATCGGGCTCGGGCTCCTAAATAAGACGATAAAAGAATTTTGAGCATGACTGGAAAAGTAAAATACGAGCTTGATTGCAATACAGATATCATTGACATGAAATATCTTAACAGTGATAGTAATCTCACATCTTCATCAAAGTCGCTATCAAACTCGTCAGCAACCTCTGGCTCTGCTTCATAATTAATATCGTTCTCTTCCTGTAAAACACATAGTATTACTTACAATTTTGTTGGCCATTCGAGATTTTCATAAAACATAGACACGCACACAGAGAAGCTTTATGTGCAAATTTAGgcaaataatcataaaaatagGCATATTTCTAACTAGATAaacgaaaaggaaaataatCGTGAAGAATGAAACCAAAAAATTGAGACAAGTACATATCGAATCTACCTCTTTAAGAGCTTCCTGGTTCCAGAACAGCTCATCCTCCTCAACTTCATCGTCCAGCAACTTGGTCATCCTCTTTCCTCGTGTCGCTCGAGAGCCGCGATCGAGAAAGATAGGGGCCTCTGGGTCTTTTGAGGTTTCCATCGTTCTACTTTTTCTCCTTCAACGCAAGCTCCGAAGGAATTTGAAATAGTTCTACAGCAAAACGGAgctagatatatataaatatatattccgATCGAAATGATATTCTAAAAATCCGGAAGTAGCAGTTCTCGTCCGGGGTTTTATCCCGGCGAGGGACCGATGGGGTTTGCAACAGCGGGGAGCCGACGGTTCACGGCAGGGATGTTGGTAGGGCGGAACCAGGTGCACGTGGCTCGCGTTTTCGATTCCAACAAAAAGGCCTTTAAAATGGGCTTCGCGACTCCAAAAGCCCTTCtatataaatccaatatcatcCAGTAATAGGATGCCGTTTTATTTTCGttattactttttgtttttaatttttttcatttttaaattacttCGCATAGCCAAGAGCACGGAGACTAGAGGCATGTCGGccggtttttaaaatcgaaaatttgagttaaaaaagaATGATTTCGTCTATTAATTACTTAATAgatacatatttaaaatatataacaccAAGAGATAACAAAACTTATA
This genomic window from Carya illinoinensis cultivar Pawnee chromosome 7, C.illinoinensisPawnee_v1, whole genome shotgun sequence contains:
- the LOC122317253 gene encoding SWR1 complex subunit 2: METSKDPEAPIFLDRGSRATRGKRMTKLLDDEVEEDELFWNQEALKEEENDINYEAEPEVADEFDSDFDEDEPEPDEEVDNDADDRTRKKKRLIFPGKPVPKKKKKKKDLSKLEAGTKDEKPTQKSASPEHHDVPDDNGERTVRKSTRTSVIVRQAERDAIRAALQATMKPIKRKKEGEEKRMTQEEMLLEAAQTEIMNLRNLERVLAREEEVKKRAIVHKAVYSGPQIRYYSKDGSSYLEFSKGLSFQSEISTLSVPYPEKAVCAVTGLPARYRDPKTGQPYATKEAFKIIRERFADESSGVPKDMNMGDLFDSLSAKGFSAKRKRSVTSNKSEVSYFRYLARFRRIPALESDSYADDDE